The Rhipicephalus sanguineus isolate Rsan-2018 chromosome 10, BIME_Rsan_1.4, whole genome shotgun sequence genome segment CTAAGCGTGATGATGGCGCCTACGTCAGTGCGAAAATGAACATTCGTGAGCAACGAGCGAGCATAGATGCGAAACTGCGGTTTTTCCAGTACCTATGGGTCGCATTCATTCAACACGCTACATttggataaaaaaaagaaacaaaacaaagtctAGCCAGTACATATCTTTCGTGCGCATAAAATAAAGCGGCACTGTGAAATGGAACGACGGAGATTTGCGGCAAATGTGTGGCGTACGAGCGAAGGCTGCACAGTATGCTAACCACACTTCCTGAACGAACTCCATTTCTAAGAGCTGTCGTACTCCCTCTGTGTACGTAATTTGACTCTGCTAGGGCGTGGGCAGGTCTAACAAACACCGCCAGAGGAGTCAACGGACATTAACCAGGAAGTAGAAGTAGTGTAAAAGTGAACATAAATGCGAGGCAGGCCAGTATTGTTCCACCCGCGCCCTCCAAGCTTCAAATAAAATGAAACCATGGTTGTCAGTACTCCCTTGTCATAACACTGTTCGCAGCAACCACGTGACCGCATTTACGGGCCGCCTTTTCATAACAGAAAAGGCCGTTTGCTTGACCGTTGACCTATTACCCTTTACGAAGTACCCTACTGTAGGGAACTTGGACAACATTATCAAAAGCAATGGCGGCATCCTAAGATTCTGGTTCAACTTCAAAGCGTCCACTAGCTCTACAAACTCCTTTACATACGTGTTCCCTATGaaggaaaacaaagaaaggaCAACGTGTTAACCTATAGGTTGATACCAACACTATTCAATAATAGTCACGCAGAATACAGTGAGTCGCTGGCAGTAATAGCTCGCTGTCCGCTCCGCGTAAACCTTGCTCGGCAAGATGTCGCCACTAACGTGGACGGAACTGTTATTCTGTCGTCTCGTATGCGCTGGGCTTCGAAGCGGCTGGAATTGTCTCAGCTAGTCAGCGGTTTTAAAATAAGCGAGACATGTTTAGACtattagaggagaaaaaaaaaagcagggcagGAAATCGGAAGAACCGGTACCGTGGCAGGCGCATTTAGCAGTAAAATGTAGGTAAGGAGGCTTGAGTGACGAAAGAAACAATTGGAAAGAGATGGCCAGAATGCTACTGACTGCAGTACGTGCAAGAACACCTGATCATAACGAACAGGCTAACTAACTCTCAATCAAGAGCCCGGGTAGAGTACTAgttatagccaggaaaccggacgaAGAAGGTCGAGTGTCCTGGTTGTATCTAGCACTTTAGCAAGACGTAATTAGGAGCGTACGATCGCAATTTGTCACTTCTCCGCTTCACAAGGGATGCGAAGAAAAGTTACCATAATAATCATGATCACCTCATGTCACTGCTTACGCCTGCATCTTGGTAGCCCGGTACTCCGTGAAGGGTAATACGTCATAAGGGACTCACAAATGCATATATGCAAATACACGACCGTTACACGGTAACGCACACCCACCGCAGTGGACACTctcgaagaaaacaaacaaacaaaaacgcagAGTTTCGCAACTGTGATCCCTCGGAGAGCTCCTTCGTTGAATGCCGTTTGGGTGGGACACTTCCGTCACATGACGgctcgtgacgtcacattatcACGTTCAGTTTTTCTCCAGAGTGGAGGTCATCGTTACCGCGTGGGGTGACGACGGCAGCTCGAGCGCCGCGTAGCGGCATTCCGCTGCTCTCACACGAAGGTCTTGGTCGTCGCTCAAGGTCCTTGTCTACACTAAGTTCTCCCTCCAGAAGTTCAGGTCCACGTCTTGTATGCTACCACAGGAGACCCTTGGGTTACTgtgaatgaggaaaaaaaaaataaagaaaatgaaggagtagcGAATGTTGGAGCGGAGTGCACacttttgaaaaatgtctataaATCACTATGTACATAAAATGGAATATTTTGAAGACATTTTTCTGCTGAGCTCTTTTGTTCAGGGTAGTACAACGCGACACGATAATGCACAGGTCAGATGTCTGGCTCTATATAGTATTTCTAGaatagagggggaggggggaggtgtcAGTTTCAATAGCAGGGAAGGGCTGTTCGGGACGGCAGACATCGAGGTTGCGCGAAATTAGTGCAGTTAGAAAAATTACATATGAGACGTTGTCAGCTCTTACGTGCAACTGGAGGTATCTGGATTTGTCTTGCACTTGATATAAATGAAGCGATAATGATGACGATTCTAGAAGAATTAGGTACACACATGTTGTACAGCGTGCAGTTGTGTCTGtgtcgggggggtgggggggtgggggtcagCTGAAGGATAGCGGCGAAAAGCGAGCAAGAGTTAGCGATTTGCGATAGCTCGCCGTGCCATCAGCATCAGCTGACAGCTGCATGCGTATAACCGACAGTTGAGTTCTTTATGTGGTGTCTTAAGCCACAATCAATTCTCTTAAGCGGTCAGGCACAAAATTTGCTTTACGCCGATCGGTTGCGCGACGTTAGCATACGCGCCGTATACATCAAAATCGCTAGCGCAAAATCGCTACAGACCGGAACTCGGTACAGAGCGGAAATTATCGAGGCGAACACGCTAGCGAGGGCGCTCGGATGCGTACTttatgcgcaggcgggcgagtaAATGACTGACACCGTCGGCGATGATTGCGCCACCTGGGTGACCTCTGAGACGCGCACGCAAAAAGAAGCGGTACATTATCCACCACTGGCCGCACTTGTTTCTAGAGGAAGATGAGAGTTCTACATGCAGGCTTCTTTAGTCTCCCAAATTCGCGCGCTGCTTTTGACCCGGACCCCGGAAACAACGAGCGGCGCAATTTGGAGGGCTTTGTCTGGCGCCTGAGCGTGTGGCGCCCCCTACGAGCACGACTGCTAGCAACTCTCTCACCTGCTCTAAGTGTGCGGCGACCTGGTTTAGTGAGGGGATAGCAAGCAACTTCGAGACCGAGGCGGCTACGTTATCTTTTGCGCATGCCTTCCCACGTCGACAAAGGTACAGCGGTGTGCAATATGGaagggaacactgaaattaccttcaAGTGGCCATAGTAGCTAAACACAGTTGCCAATCACAAAGGGGTTTGTAACACTAAATGTCAAGGAGAAACGGCATGTCTTGCAGATCGATGCGTCACATTCGCATTGACACAACACCAGTAATCCCAGCTTAAacattgtgtgtgtgttcctattcacATTGCTGTCGACTGTACAGTCCCCGCGGATTGAAACGCGGCATGAAAAACCTTCAGTGCAACGAGTGGTACGCGCGATAGGTAGTTCGAGAAtcaccgcgtcatgtcgctacgaAACTGGCCAAACATGGCCAGCTGTACCGCGCAGGCAGGTTGTCTCAGATACCGTgcatcaattaaaaaaaaagaaaacgatattgGGGGCTATAGCACACGGATAAAACCcaagttttctttgtttttttttactttcgttaTGACATCGCCCGTAATTCACTGATATTCTGATTAAGAGAGATTTGAGATTTGATTTATTTTCTGTACGTACAACAGAAAAAACGAAGCAAAAGCAAAAGGCTACATAGCCTGACGGAGGCTTTTGCTCCGAAACACAGTctggcaaaaaaaataataacataaaataaaaactaaaataacATGCCATACACAACTTAGACACAATTAGAGAACATCATTTTATACAAATACAGTTTGCCAATTCTGATCAAACATATAACCAACACAAACATAAAAAGGAACAGGACAGTAAATAGTACTGAAGTACCTAAAAAACATCGTTATCGCAATATATGCAATAGGTGAGGTAAAGAAAGCATCTGCAGACACACATTCCTAAGCATCTTGAACAAACAATTAAGTCACCAACGTTCAATTAGTAACAAAAGAAAAGCACTTATCAATTTTCCTAAAAGGTGTGGCTGCCAGTGTGCCATTCTGGGGGTTGTCTAGAAGCGGCATGGGACGTAAAAATGGAGTGTGCCCAGCCCGCTACACACAAATTCTTTACTTTCTTACTTTACTTTACACACAACTTCTTTACTCCGCACCCGTGCGGCTGGGATAGCAGCGTCGCGTCCTTTCCACCATGCGCGAACAGCTCCTGGCAATGCAAAGGGGCCGAAGGAATGCGCTGTCCCGAGCAGTGAGCTTGAAACGCTTCGCGTACCTCCAGGAAAAGTTTAGTCGTTAGTAATAAGTGAGTGCGGCGTAATCGCGTGCATTGGACGACCGCGCGTGCGAAAAGAGCCGCatcagatgcaagaaacgccgaAGGCGTTGTTTTTCTTATTCTATCAATTTGCTTCCTgtacacgagagagagagagagcgtacgTGACAGCGCCGCCGCACAATCGAGGCTGCATTCGATTCGGCCTTCCAAGGTACCTGCCTTTTgattgccccccctcccctcccccttttattttgtttatttttgagcttcATGCACTTCATCCGAAACTGCGATCAGGCAGGCGCGTTCCCAGTCAGGTTATCGCGCctgtaagaaaaagaaagtaatttGGAGAAAAGAAACGCCAAACGGGCTCTACGAATGAGGGATCAGTTAGTCTTGAAGAAGACTtataaaaaagaaactgaaaataaTGGCATGACAAGAAGACCACGATGATGAAGGCGGGGATTTGCTAGGGTGTgtgtttgtgggggggggggaggaggacgCGACCTTTCTGGCTCGTACGCTTGCACATTTCCGTATCTTCACCTGTTGGTGAGAGGTGTATTTGAACCCCGCCTAAAGAAAGTGAAACGACGCGCGTAACCGCGCCACGCAAGAGCAAAAGTCGCGCCCTTCCCGGTGAATTCGTCCCAGGCTGTGTCGAGCCTGGGCATCCGTAAAATCTCCGCGATGGAAAAGCAGCTGACGCTGCTGCTTTTTCACGCGTTTCCAGCAACGCGACGCGCGTATCCGACATCCTTCTTTTTCCGGTCAGCGGCTTGGCGCGACCGCTATGCTAACCGCGGTTTGCAATGCGTGGCGTATTCCTCGAGCTAGaaacaattttattttttttttactttttcggGTTCACTCGCTCGTACGGAGATGAATGTTCGTGACTAGAAGGTTCGGCGCACCGAAAGCGCGTAAAAAGCATGTCTCGCACGCTTTTCTGCGAATAACGGCATTGTTCGCAGCGTATCACTCCGCCCACTCTTCTGTCTGCGTGGTCTACGCGACTGCAACGAGATCAACGTGAAAAATGCGTGCAGAATCAGCGGGGCGTTGCTGCTCTACGCCGTAAGAACGTAAAGTGCTTGTACGTAGCTATATGCTAAGCGTGTGCCCGGGGGCGGGGGGGTGGGGGATGACAGGGGTggcgcggccgccccccccccctagtcacataagaggtaagggggggggggcgcaaagtctgccccattcTTGTGACTtaataggaaggggggggggcgctgcgacgaaccttcgcctcccccccccccccccccacccttgcgCACCCCTATGgctataggtcggcaaattcgttcatgagtcgactcagactcagatcgggcttTGAGTCTGAGTCAAGGTGTGTCTGCTTGAGTAACATATTCGTGAGTCTTGAGTCTGAcggagtccggttgagaaaaatttcggtgagtctgagtcccagtgagtcctaAGTGAAAAATACATTTCTCGAATGTGGCTGAGTAAGCTCGTTTTATTTTGACGACCTATGCTTGTTGCTGCCTCTGAATTGACTTAGGACAAGCGCGCCTCGTGTGTCTCTTCTCTTTTGACGGGTTTGATGCGAGAAGCAATGTCTGATCTTTCTGTCGGTGCACAAAAAACTCTCTTTTGCTACACGCCGTTCAGCTACCTATTTAGGCGCACAATCTCTTCATAGCTACCTAAAGCCAGCAGACCGGTCTACTGTAGACACTATGTCATTAGGCATTGTGCTGCGCAAAACAAACATGGACTAGAAGAGCACAAGGACGGGCGCATACTCGCAACTGGGTCTTATTAAGAAGGAAACGTATTTATATGTTAAAGTCTGCAAATTGATCGTTGGCACACATGCGAGAAACCCGTTTTAATTCTGATACAATATGAGCAAGGCATCACTTACACTATCACCTCTCGTTCGTCATAAAGGAAAGACACGATATGGCTTACCTAGTGCACGTAATTAGTGAGATCTCTTGTTTGCTATCTTTTTCGCTCTTCCGTCTCTGTCTCTAGCTGGAATGTAGCGAACTAGGCATGGTCTATGCAAGTCGACCCGCCTTTATTTTCGCTCGGGTTGTTCTGTCTTGCTTCAGCCATTAGGTTCTCTGTACGAATGCTGTCGCTGAATGTAACTTTAATGGAGCAGCTATTCACGAACCAGTGATGCCTTGCTGAGCCACTTTGTTTCTAGGGGGACAGTACAGCCAGAGCAGAACTAGAGAATAATGGTGTGATTGGCGAGTGCAAACGAAATGTGTTGGAAACTCAGCGTGTAGCATTAACAAGCAGACTGGAGTTCAAAGAGTGTGACTTTGTACAGTTCTTTCTGCAGGGTTATGCTCTTGCGTTGCCTGAGGAATAGTATGAATCGGGTACCCTCGGACACCAACTAAATAAAGTGAAACAGTTTCTTAAAGTATGAAAAAGTGTACTCACAGGAAGGGGTCGTAGACGTCTAGCACCTTCCTAGTGATGAACCGCGTCGTGTCGGAGTTTTGGCAGATGATTTTGGCCAACGAGGCCTTCCGTATCTGCGCCAGCTGGTCGGGCGTGAACCTCACCACGGCGTCGCCGTTCTCGTGCCAGAAGCGGTCGCAACGTCGAAGTCGCTGGAATTGGAAGCCCAGCAGGCAGCTGAACGTCGGTCCAACCACGGCACCGGCCAACGGGAACTCGGACAGTCCGCCCGTGAACACGTCCACGTCCTCAACGTCGCGGTACACTCCGGCGATGGCCCGCAGCGTCGTGCGCGGAATGTGGCCCTCCAGATCGGACCAGGAACGGGCTCGCGTCAGCCCGCAGAAAGCGCGGTAGTCGTTGTACGTCCTCAGTCCGTGGTCGCGACCCCGCTGAAGATTTATGGCCACCAGGTCGAGGCCGGAGAAGGGCACCGTCTTGGACTCGAACAGGTGGTTCGTCACCATCTCAGTCACGTGGTTATCGAAGTTCTCCATGGGCGTCGAGAGAAGACCTCGCAGCAGTTGGTCCAACCTATCCCTACGATAGAGGGTCTGGCTATTGAAGAACGCATCGGTGAGCTTGAGGCCTCCCAGCTCGTCATACGCGGGGCCTACTAACTTCAGCACCGGGGGCAGCAGCGTATGGCCGAAGCGGAAAGCGGCCGTCGCGAACTCGTTGAAGGATCCTACGTCACAGTTGGGGTCGTATCCAGTGTAGTAACCTTCGTCGAGTAGGTGCAAGCCCCAGCGACTCACTGATTCCCAGCCCAGCGTCCGCGGTATAAACTCCGAGTAGACGATCCGCTGATACATGGCACCCACGATGCGTCTCGCTTCTTCAAAGAGACGCTCATCGTTCCAGTGCGGGTTGAGGCTTTGAAGAGAGCGTGCCACACGGTTGTGTTCCCTCGACATGATGGTGTGCATGGAAGTGAGGCCGGGCTGCTCGCTGACGCGCGTGTCTCCGGCTATGAAGCACCGGCCGTTGGAGGAAATACAGTCGGCAGCGCCGTCCACTTCGGACAGCAGCGGCTTGAACTGCGCTCCGGCTGGATGTGCACTCATGTTAAGCTGCCCACCGCGGAAGAGCCTGAGCTCTTCCCTGGCGCAGTCGTCTGAACCGTACACGGTCGACAGATCCATGTATCCCGTCACTTGGTTTATCTGTTCTCTACTTCCGAGAGTCCTCTGCCCAGACATGGACCTAGTGAAGGGAAGGCACTGGGGGATGTTAGGGTTTTTCCGGCTGACGCTAGGGAAGTGCGGATCATTCTTAGGGATGGGAATGGGGAAGCACTCCTTATTGATTCGGCGGGGCGAGTCGCAAGCTCGGCATCGCAGCGTCTCCCCGTTGGGACCTTCGGCAAGAGGCGTGTGCGCAATGTCGTGGTCGACGAACTGTCCCAGCTGCATGAGCATCATGGTGTAGCGCTGGTGcgggcggctggagtctccgtgGACCGCGAAGGAGACTAGTCGGGGACTAGGAAGTGCCGTTCCGGTGACACTTCGCGAGCGTGGCGCAGACACGCCGTCTTCGTACAGGCCTGGCAGAACTCTTCGGAAGCTGTGGCCCACTTTTCCCAGGTTGGGCCTCCTGAGGTTGTTACACCGGCCCGAAAGTGTCCTGAACGGAGTCCTTTGATCGCACGGACCGAGTGTCTCTTCTTCGCAGGCGGCCGGTTCCTCGAACTCTGAGGCGAACTTGGACAGATCGACTTGCCTGAGTGCCGGGATGACGTCTTGCCTGCTCTCGCCTTTTTTCATCGCCTTGAGCAGGCGCCTCGTCGCCAGCTCCAGGGCCTCGGACTGGTTATGTATACTCCTGGATCCCGCTGTGGCCCTCATGAACCCGCCTCTGCTGTTGAACCTGCCGAACTGGCCTCCCTGGGACGCCGCCAGGTCGGCTAAGGCGTCCTGCAGCACCGAGTCGGGTACGTTGAGCAGCCTCGAGCCTTCCTGCCAAGCGTCCAGGTCAACGTCCGTCAGGAGCCTGTCCTCGCACGACATGAGGTTGTTCAGCCACGGATCGGGAACCCTCATGGTGCGcggctgcaccacgcctccgccTGACCTGAGGAACACGTTGTCGCAGAGGACCCGAGCGAGGCTGGTCTTTCGCAGCTCACGCAGCTGGTCCTCGGTGAATGAAGACGGCTGGTTGGCGTTCTCGAACCAGAACCTGTCGGAGACGCGCAGGTGCCGGAACTGGTGGGCGTAGATGCAGGCGAGCGTGGGACCGACTAGGCCGCCTTCCACGGGGGTCTCGGCGAGGGCGGCGGGCAGCAGGTCAACGTCGTGCACAGTGGGGTACAGCTGGCTCAGCCTGAACGCGGCGTCCGAGCTCATGACGCGCGACAGGCCGTCGAAGTCGTCGATGGTCCGCAAGCCGCAGAACTGGCGCCAGCGGGTGTAGCCCGCCAGGCCGTGGTCCCGTCCTTGCTGGATCGCCACAGCTGTCAAATCTATGCCGGCCTCTGCGAAAAGATAAATAGCGCAGGTGATAAGTGAGCGTCAAGCAATTCGCATATAGTTCGCCATCATATGCCGAATTAACAAGACCATGGTACTCAAAGGCTTATCTACCAAACGCCTTAAGCAAAGAGTGACCTCTGCGTGCCGGCCGGTTTGGCCTGTGTATACGCGCTCACACGGCAAAGGCACGGAATATACAGCACCTTCACTACAATTCACAACGTGTTCACCTTGCGACCCACGCAGCCGTGTCTCTTGTATCCGAATTAACCTTTCTACATAGCCCTTCCCAACAAATCACACCAACtctttcagatctcccgaaaataCCCGAATGTGGAACTCCCAAATTGATTAAGCTTTACTGAAACTTTTGTTGGATATacataaacaaagaaaaagttaCTGAGGATAAAAAGGAACCCCCAAGAGTCAGCAGGGACCAACGATTTTCATGAAAACACCGCGTACCTTTTCTTTGACAACCAAACCAAATTTTCCTTCGCCCAGTAATCGCATGCCTTATCGATGCACACTATCAATTTCTTGTACCGTGATCGCCGCACGTTCGTTCATGATGTCTTTTGAGCTATGCTGATGACTCAATGTCTTCGTAATCCCCGATGTCGCGCTTGTTGTAATTCCAGTATTGCCATATTGCCTTTAAGCACATTAGAACATCTCGCGGGCGATGAGTATTACTTTATTCAAGTGTTAAAGAGGCTTTCTCGTAATAGTAAACACGTTTTTGTATACCGTATTCAAAAAAGTGTATAGTAGAGCCCTTACAGCTGTGAATCTTAGATACGTGCTAGTTCACGTCTTATACCCTTCTAGTCGACTTCGTGGTCGCTGTTCGTCTTCTCCGTCATTACGTATTCATTGCGAGGGAAACCCAGCTTACGTAAATGCCATATGTGTTTTGACATGCGGACCTATTTTAGCGCGTGTGCAGCGGAGGGAATGATGTCGCGCATTTTAAGGAAACAGGTCACACACTCTGTGAACAACTCC includes the following:
- the LOC119372131 gene encoding uncharacterized protein LOC119372131; the encoded protein is MMFIPVVLLVFASCAGLSTAQRSTTPSVPVPRVDRALMDWALEQGLETQQHIWNITEPALFSSGVAMRPGQPPWFLGAMGKTKVVSKNISALALITEQASKNLARELNLTPRDVTFGLTKVDVRGTLAQALCPYKTGRLAPPCSAQRFRSYDGYCNNLQNPYWGSANLRYLRFLPPSYADGISSVRVDSRGRQLPSARTVSASMFLDQDRPHDHASMMTIAWGKFIFHDIAHTAQSAGFEGSRVKCCNVAEGFEHPECMPIDVPAQDPYYGRFGQRCLEYVRSSAAPRETCGLGPREQNNQVTSFLDGSTIYGSSEAEAKFLRAFEGGQLLSQRTPAGEELPPADLATLDCRRGSQDPPCFSSGDPRVNAELGLAMMHTVWLREHNRVARSLQGLNPQWDDERTFQEARRIVGAEMQFITYNEFLPALLGPEVVERFGLRLENQGYFRGYDARRLPGVTNVMAAAGVWAMTSAAPAQVELFDPGRFQRLGSLPETAFKPQELYSRLKQIAAGALMQHAQKMDNFVSRHVTQDMFASSNREAGIDLTAVAIQQGRDHGLAGYTRWRQFCGLRTIDDFDGLSRVMSSDAAFRLSQLYPTVHDVDLLPAALAETPVEGGLVGPTLACIYAHQFRHLRVSDRFWFENANQPSSFTEDQLRELRKTSLARVLCDNVFLRSGGGVVQPRTMRVPDPWLNNLMSCEDRLLTDVDLDAWQEGSRLLNVPDSVLQDALADLAASQGGQFGRFNSRGGFMRATAGSRSIHNQSEALELATRRLLKAMKKGESRQDVIPALRQVDLSKFASEFEEPAACEEETLGPCDQRTPFRTLSGRCNNLRRPNLGKVGHSFRRVLPGLYEDGVSAPRSRSVTGTALPSPRLVSFAVHGDSSRPHQRYTMMLMQLGQFVDHDIAHTPLAEGPNGETLRCRACDSPRRINKECFPIPIPKNDPHFPSVSRKNPNIPQCLPFTRSMSGQRTLGSREQINQVTGYMDLSTVYGSDDCAREELRLFRGGQLNMSAHPAGAQFKPLLSEVDGAADCISSNGRCFIAGDTRVSEQPGLTSMHTIMSREHNRVARSLQSLNPHWNDERLFEEARRIVGAMYQRIVYSEFIPRTLGWESVSRWGLHLLDEGYYTGYDPNCDVGSFNEFATAAFRFGHTLLPPVLKLVGPAYDELGGLKLTDAFFNSQTLYRRDRLDQLLRGLLSTPMENFDNHVTEMVTNHLFESKTVPFSGLDLVAINLQRGRDHGLRTYNDYRAFCGLTRARSWSDLEGHIPRTTLRAIAGVYRDVEDVDVFTGGLSEFPLAGAVVGPTFSCLLGFQFQRLRRCDRFWHENGDAVVRFTPDQLAQIRKASLAKIICQNSDTTRFITRKVLDVYDPFLNPRVSCGSIQDVDLNFWRENLV